The Corythoichthys intestinalis isolate RoL2023-P3 chromosome 2, ASM3026506v1, whole genome shotgun sequence DNA segment GATTTTTGCAGGGTTGGGGGTCccgattaaccgtgaaaaataaGGGATCACTATTTATTTTGCCTACTATGGTcatgtatacagtataataagaGTTCATATAGACGGACTGAGAAAAAAtacataccattgtttaaaaaaatattaactgtAAACAATTACTTGTGTATTATTTCACCCAAtactatttttaattgagtGACTTTACTTGATTCCAATTATTTTGAAGTTACGCTACTCTCACTTGAGTCAAAATTTTTGGTTAATCACCCCACCTCTACAACAGAATAAATCAAATCAATACTTACGGTCAAGTCCGTTTATGTACCGGATTCGTATTTCACAGTGTCCCCACACGGCGCTCACCACTGGGTACAGCTTCCTGCCTTTGAGTCCTTTGAAAGCCACCCCTAGATAATGGCCGTCCACAATGTAACCCAGAGTTCCTTCGTCCATGTCCAAAACCACTAAGAGGGAGTCCGGTATGATAAAGGTGTCGTCCGGCTCAAGGAAGGACGGGTACGTTTTTCCCGAATGATTCTTACTGTCGTGGTAGAGTTTACTCCTACATAGGTCCCAGCCCCAGGACTCGCTGTTGCTCCCCACCAACGCGGTGTATCCCACCGAGTGTAGCGGCGCGTCGCTGGTTGCCACGCCCACCACGGCGTGCGTGCCCCTCTGTCGCATGGCCCAGCTAATTTCCCACACGTGCAGTCCCCGCGTATAGCCCACACGGCCCCGGATGGCATCCGTGCTTTGCGCCACAGGGTGCCGGTGAAAAACCAGCTTGTTGTCGTCCTTGACAAAGATGTTGAGCGAGCGGTCGTCGTTGTTCCACGAGTGCTGGATCTGGACGTCGGCGCCGGTGGGCGGCATGTCCAGCAGCAGGTCCAGTCGAGAAGGCTTGGTGTGATTCAAGGCCTGCAGCTCCAGCTTCAGGGGGCTGAAGGCTGGATCTCGCATATCAATAGTTTTGATGCCTCCTGGGACTTTTTGCCCCATACTATGGGTTATGCTGGCAGCCGCCTTGTCTTCTCGCTCCTCCCCCCCTCCTCAAAGTCCAGTGGGGGAGTAGTCAAGTTCGAGTCTCCTTCTCCTTTGCTCATGCAAACCAAAAGGCAGCTTTTCAGTCTTCTGTTTCACAAAGTCGACATGTGGTTTGCGCAGCCTACCTGAGAAGATGGCACAAGGAGGTAAAAACGTTAGCCTGACCAGTTCTCTAGAACTGTGCGTCTCAAAGTGTGGTACGGGCCAGATTTACCAAATTAAATGATAGACTGAACCGATAAAAGTTATGACCCAACACAAATCATCCATAGACAATGTAGTTGTTCAGTTAGGGGAAAAAGTA contains these protein-coding regions:
- the spsb1 gene encoding SPRY domain-containing SOCS box protein 1 isoform X2, which translates into the protein MGQKVPGGIKTIDMRDPAFSPLKLELQALNHTKPSRLDLLLDMPPTGADVQIQHSWNNDDRSLNIFVKDDNKLVFHRHPVAQSTDAIRGRVGYTRGLHVWEISWAMRQRGTHAVVGVATSDAPLHSVGYTALVGSNSESWGWDLCRSKLYHDSKNHSGKTYPSFLEPDDTFIIPDSLLVVLDMDEGTLGYIVDGHYLGVAFKGLKGRKLYPVVSAVWGHCEIRIRYINGLDHSTTFERDTSIRDTAIKRS
- the spsb1 gene encoding SPRY domain-containing SOCS box protein 1 isoform X1, which gives rise to MGQKVPGGIKTIDMRDPAFSPLKLELQALNHTKPSRLDLLLDMPPTGADVQIQHSWNNDDRSLNIFVKDDNKLVFHRHPVAQSTDAIRGRVGYTRGLHVWEISWAMRQRGTHAVVGVATSDAPLHSVGYTALVGSNSESWGWDLCRSKLYHDSKNHSGKTYPSFLEPDDTFIIPDSLLVVLDMDEGTLGYIVDGHYLGVAFKGLKGRKLYPVVSAVWGHCEIRIRYINGLDPEPLSLMDLCRRSVRVALGRERLSEIHRLPLPAFLKNYLLYQ